GGATCAACTGCATTTCCTAAACGCTTTGACATTTTTTGTCCGTTTTTATCTAACACTAATCCATTAGATACCACATTTTTATATGCTACAGAATCAAATACCATAGTACCAATTGCATGTAATGTATAGAACCATCCACGAGTTTGGTCTACTCCTTCTGCAATAAAGTTTGCTGGGTAACTCTTTTTATTATCAACTAATTCTTTGTTTTCAAATGGATAGTGCCATTGTGCATATGGCATTGATCCTGAATCGAACCAAACATCAATTAAATCACTTTCACGACGCATAGGTTTTCCTGATGCAGAAACTAAAATGATTTTATCTACAACATTCTTATGAAGATCTACTTTTTCGTAGTTTTCTTCAGACATGTTTCCTACTTCGAAATCAGCAAAAATATCAGCCCCCATAACACCAGCTTCAACCGCTTTTGCTATTTCTCCTTTTAACTCTTCTAAAGATCCGATACAAACTTGCTCAGTTCCGTCTTCTGTTCTCCAAATTGGTAATGGAATTCCCCAGAAACGAGAACGTGATAAATTCCAATCATTAGCATTCTTTAACCAATTTCCAAAACGACCTTCTCCAGTTGATTTTGGTTTCCAGTTAATCGTTTCATTTAAATCGAACATTCTATCCTTAACATCAGTTACTTTGATGAACCAAGAATCTAATGGATAGTATAAAATTGGTTTGTCTGTACGCCAACAGTTTGGATAACTGTGCACATACTTTTCAACCTTAAATGCTTTATTTTCTGTTTTTAATTTAATCGCTAATTCAACATCAACAGATTTTTCTGGAGCTTCACCATCAGTGTAATATTCATTCTTTACATACTTACCAGCGAACTCTTTCAATTCTGGTCTGAATTTACCTTGTAAGTCAACTAAAGGAACAGGATTTCCATTTTCATCTAACACTAACATCGGTGGAATTTCAGGAACAGCTTGCTTCGCCACAAATGCATCATCTGCACCAAATGTTGGAGCTGTATGTACGATTCCTGTACCATCCTCTGTTGTTACGAAATCACCAGAAATTACTCTAAATGCATTTTCTGCGTTTTCATATGGTAGTACATAATCTATTAATTGTTCGTATTTGATTCCAACTAAGTCGGCACCAACAAACTCTTTAACGATGAAATATGGTATTACCTTGTCACCATCTTTATATGATAATAACTCAGACTTATCTTCTACTTGATTGAACTTTTTCCCTGCGAATTGCTTACCAACTAAGTTTTTTGCTAAAACTACATTGATTGGTTTAAACGTATATTGGTTATAGGTTTCAACTAAAACATATTCTATTTTAGGACCAACAGTTAATGCTGTGTTACTTGGTAATGTCCAAGGAGTTGTTGTCCATGCTAAGAAGTGAATATCACCTTCATTTTGTAGAAAATCTGGTAATGTTTCTTCTAAAGCTTTGAACTGAGCAACGACTGTAGTATCTGTTACATCCTGATACGTTCCTGGTTGATTTAATTCGTGCGAACTTAAACCTGTCCCTGCTTTTGGCGAATATGGCTGAATTGTATATCCTTTGTATAATAAATCTTTATCATAAATCTGTTTCAATAACCACCAAACAGATTCCATGTATTTAGATTTGTATGTGATATATGGATCATTCATATCAACCCAATATCCCATTTTATGCGTCAAATTATTCCAAATATCTGTATAACGCATTACTGCTTTTTTACAAGCTTCGTTGTATTCTTCAACAGTAATTTTAGAACCGATATCCTCTTTTGTGATTCCTAATTCTTTTTCAACACCAAGTTCAACTGGTAATCCGTGAGTATCCCAACCTGCTTTACGCTTAACTTGATATCCTTTTTGTGTTTTATAACGACAAAAAATATCTTTAATAGAACGTGCCATAACATGGTGAATTCCTGGTAAACCATTTGCAGATGGTGGACCTTCGAAAAACACAAATGGTTCATTTCCTTCTCGTGTAGTAACACTTTTTTCAAAGATGTTATTTTCCTCCCAATAGTTTAAGATTTCTTCTGCTACTTTTGGTAGGTCTAATCCTTTGTATTCAGTAAAATTCTTACTCATTTTGTCGTTCTATATAGTGAATTTGCGAAATTACATATTTTATTGTAATTGTAAGGGTTAACAAAGCAAAAACGCTTCTAAAAATAGAAGCGTTTTTTTGTTTTATGATATTTCTTGTTATTGATTGCTGGTAGAAACGTTTTTTCCGCCTTTTACAATGTAGAAATATGATCTTCTATTCTTCTGATGTTCTTCCTTTGAACACTTGCTTTGATTCGCATCATCACAGTGGTTTAACAATCTATCTTCTCCATATCCAATCGCACTTTGTATTCGACTGGCTGCAATACCTCTTGAGATGATATAATCTCTTGTTGATTTTGCTCTGTTATCAGATAAGTTTCTGTTGTACGCTTTCGTTCCTCGACTATCAGTATGAGATTCGATCTTAATCACCATATCTGGATTATTGTTCATTACCGTTACAATATGCTCTAACTCATACTCCGCATCTTCTCTAATGTTGTACAAATCAAAATCAAAGAATATCGGATTGATAACAATCTGTGCCGCCTCTGGACTTTCTACAATTAACGATTCTAAAGCTAAATCTGTTTTGATTTCCTTCTTGTTAATGTCCTCTGTAGCTGTTTCCTTTTGATCATTTCGGTAATCATCTTTTGAAGCGCTTACCGTAAAATTGTTCTCACAGTCGATATCTTTAAAAGTATATTTTCCATCTGCCTGTGTTACTTGCTCACTAACTGGTGCTCCACTCTCATCTATTAATCGAACTGTGGCTCCTGAGATCGGTTTACCTGTGTTTACATCGGTTACATATCCTCCAATGTCTTCCTTACATCTATAGATCACAAAACTGTAGATATCATCATCTCCCTTTCCTCCTTTTCTATTGGAAGAAAAGTATCCGTATGATTTATCTTCACTGATCACGAAACTAAAATCGTCTCTCGGACCATTTATTGGGCTTCCTAGATTGACAGGATCAGTGTACTTATTATCTACATATTTGGCTTCAAACACATCTAAAGCTCCTAAACCTAAATGACCATCAGATGCAAAGTACATGGTATTTTCACTATCAATACTTGGAAACATCTCTCTTGCTTCTGTATTTATTGGTGCGCCTAAATTCTTTACTTCTCCGTAACTCCCATCATCTTCTATCGCAACCTTATAGATATCGGTAGCTCCTAGTCCTCCTGACATATCTGATACAAAGTATAGTGTCTTCTCATCTGCACTTAATGCTGGATGTCCGCATGAATATTCATTACTGTTAAATGGTAATTCTCTAACATCATCCCAATTCCCATTATTTAAGGTAGCCTTGTATATCTTTAAGTGAGTTACTCGGTTCTTATCTCCTTCTAACTTATCGTCATTGTAATTATCTCTGGTGAAATACATCGTTTTACCATCTCCTGTAACAATAGCGTTAGATTCATGATAACGCGTATTTAAAGATGGTAACTTCTCAGAAGCACTTACCTGAAGTCCTTTTTCAATATCATTACTCAAATCTGCATCGGCAGTATAGATATTTAAAAACGGTTGCTCGTTCCACTTGTATAACTTCTTATCAAACTTTGAACCTTCTGGTTTAGTAGATGCGAAATACAACTTATCTCCGTAGATAAAACCTCCAAAATCTGAATACTTCGTATTGATCTCTAAGTTCTGAATACTAACATACGTCTTCTTACGATTAGAGTACTTCACAAAGTAATCTGCATTCTTTTCTAAAGCTAAGGCTCTTGAATCTTCTCCCTTTACTTCTTTTAACTTACGAAGCCATGAATCTGATTCATCAACCTTACCATTACTCTTTAAGGCTTGAGCATATCTGAACATATATTCTGGTGATACCTGATCTTTGTATTTCTCAAATAAAATACGGTACCACTTCTCTGCCTCACTTGTATTGGTATTGTAATAATGAGAATCTCCTAGCCTACTAATGACTAGTTCTGACTCATCTCCTTTGTTATAAATAACCTCATATAACTCAGCAGATTTCTTATACGCAAACTCCTTGAAGTAACGATCTGCTGCATAACGCCTTTGTGAAAAAGACGAAAAGCTAATTATTAAAAAATAAATTAGTAATAGTTTCCTCATAATATTAATTTAAAAGAACCTTGGCGATTTAAACACGCGTTCCCTGAATATATCCCAACGTAACATAAGCTCATATGTTCCCGAATTGTAATTGCTATAATTTGACGTAGTCAAATCATATGCAAAACCTATGTTTAAGTTCTTTGTTGCTTGTAACCCTAATAAAGCACTGATGGAGTCGTCCCACCTCCATGCTAATCCTGCAGCAAACTTCTCATTAAATAAAAAGTTAGCCGAAACATCTAATGATAATGGTGCCCCGTTCACCACCTTAACTAATGTAGCTGGCTTGAACTTTAACGTCTCGCTTAAGTCAAATACATAACCCGCGATACCAAAAAAGTGTAAGCGCTCCTCAGCTAAATCTCCGCTCCCAAAACTCGTCGTACCAACTGTATCATCGTAATGATCTGTCCGTAGAAAGTTCGGAATTGCGGCACCAAGATACCAATTTGATTTATAAAAATAAATCCCAGCTCCAATTGTAGGTAAGAACTTACTGATATTACCCTCAAAAATACGCTCTTGCTGAAGAGCCGTTCCTTTACTCCAATCAATTCCTAAATGACGACCTCCTAACTTTAATCCAAAGGCTAAATTACCATCATTACTCGTACGAATTGTATAAGAAACATTGGCATCTAAATAAATCTCACTCGAGGGACCAATCCTATCATTAGTAATACTAATACCTAATCCTACTCCACTATAACCTATCGCAGTATCGTAACTAAATGTTTGTGAATCTGGTGCACCATCTAAACCAACCCATTGTGTTCGGCCTAAGGCAGTAATCACCGTATGATTATTCGATCCAGCGTAAGCAGGGTTAACACTCATCGTGTTATACATATACTGCGTATACTGAGGATCTTGTTGTGAGAATAATACTCCAACCTTAAATAAGATAATGAGTATTAAAAATTTATATGTTACTATGCTATTCATATCCCTATTATGTTGTTTCTTGTTTCTTATGCTTACTTATTTATATATAACCATCCTGTTCGTGCTGATTCTCCATTTCCTGGATCAATCACATAGTAATACGTTCCTACTGGTAACTTCTCATCAACACTTATCGTAGCTCTACCATTAGAAATCCCTTCAAATCTTCTCGAGGAATCTGTATTACTATAACCACTGATCTTATAAACCGTATTACCCCATCTGTTAAAGATCTCAACCGTGTTGTTAGCATACTCTGGACTATCAATACAAGGTATAAAAAAGAACTCATTCTCTGTATTACCATCTCCTGGTGACATTAAATTGTATGGTGACAGACAGGTTTCTGTCGGTAGTACAACAACTGTAACCGTAGCTGTAGTACAATTTTGAGGTACTAAATTATCACAAATAGTATAGGTAAAGGTATCTGTTCCACTAAATCCATCATTCGGTGTGTAGATAATAATATCATCACTAGGATCATTCGGTGTTCCTCCATCATCTACATCAACAGTACCATCACCTGGATCAGTCACATCAATAGTTCCATCATCAGGAATATCATTATCATTATCTGTAACATCAATATTTACATCTTCACCTGCATTGGTAGTGGCGGTATCGTCAACAGCATCCGGTGTTGGAATTACTGTAATCGTAACTGTAGCTGTAGTACAATTTGCTGGACTCGCATTATCACAAACAGTATAGGTAAAGGTATCTGTTCCATTAAAATCGGCATCTGGAATATAGGTCACAATATCATCACTCGGATCATCTGGGGTACCGCCATCATCTATCGTTACCGTACCATTAATTGGATTTGTAACCGTTAAAGTACCATTATCAGGAACATTGGTGTCATTTGCATAAATATCAATATCAACCATATCATCTTCCGCAACCGTAGCTGTATCATCAACTGCTATTGGAGCTTCATCAACTGGTATTACCGTAATCGTAACTGTAGCTGTTGAACAGTTCGCTGGACTTGCATTATCACAAATTGTATAATTGAATGTATCCGTACCATTAAAATCAGCATCTGGAATATACGTCACAATATCATCACTCGGATCATCTGGGGTACCGCCGTCATCTATTGTTACTGTACCATTAGCTGGATCTGAAACATCTAATGTACCATCACTAGGAACATCTCCATCATTTAATGTGATATCAATATCAACCATATCATCCTCTGAAACCGTAGCCGTATCATCAACTGCATCTGGTGTAGGTGTTACTGTAATCGTAACTGTAGCTGTTGAACAGTTCGCTGGACTTGCATTATCACAAATTGTATAATTGAATGTATCTGTGCCATTAAAATCAGCATCTGGAATATAAGTTACAATATCGTCACTCGGATCATCTGGTGTGCCGCCATCATCTATCGTTACTGTACCATTAGCTGGATCTGAAACATCTAATGTACCATCACTAGGAACATCTCCATCATTAGCGGTAATATCAATATCAACCATATCATCTTCTGAAACCGTAGCCGTATCATCAACTGCATCTGGTGTAGGTGTTACTGTAATCGTAACTGTTCCTGTTGAACAGTTCGCTGGACTTGCATTATCACAAATTGTATAATTGAATGTATCTGTGCCATTAAAATCAGCATCTGGAATATACGTCACAATATCATCACTCGGATCATCTGGGGTACCGCCATCATCTATCGTTACTGTACCATTGGCTGGATCTGAAACATCTAATGTACCATCACTAGGAACATCTCCATCATTAGCGGTAATATCAATATCAACCATATCATCCTCTGAAACCGTAGCCGTATCATCAACTGTATCTGGTGTAGGGGTTACTGTAATCGTAACTGTTCCTGTTGAACAGTTCGCTGGACTTGCATTATCACAAATTGTATAATTGAATGTATCCGTACCATTAAAATCAACATCTGGTATATACGTCACAATATCATCACTCGGATCATCTGGTGTACCGCCATCATCTATCGTTACTGTACCATTGGCTGGATCTGAAACATCTAATGTACCATCACTAGGAACATCTCCATCATTTAATGTGATATCAATATCAACCATATCATCCTCTGAAACCGTAGCCGTATCATCAACTGCATCTGGTGTAGGGGTTACAGTAATTACTACTGTAGCTGTTGAACAGTTCGCTGGACTTGCATTATCACAAATTGTATAATTGAATGTATCCGTACCATTAAAATCAGCATCTGGAATATAAGTTACAATATCGTCACTCGGATCATCTGGTGTGCCGCCATCATCTATCGTTACTGTACCATTAGCTGGATCTGAAACATCTAATGTACCATCACTAGGAACATCTCCATCATTAGCGGTAATATCAATATCAACCATATCATCCTCAGAAACCGTAGCCGTATCATCTACTGCATCTGGTGTAGGGGTTACTGTAATCGTAACTGTAGCTGTTGAACAGTTCGCTGGACTTGCATTATCACAAATTGTATAATTGAATGTATCTGTGCCATTAAAATCAGCATCTGGAATATAAGTTACAATATCGTCACTCGGATCATCTGGTGTGCCGCCATCATCTATCGTTACTGTACCATTAGCTGGATCTGAAACATCTAATGTACCATCACTAGGAACATCTCCATCATTAGCGGTAATATCAATATCAACCATATCATCCTCTGAAACCGTAGCCGTATCATCAACTGCATCTGGTGTAGGGGTTACAGTAATTACTACTGTAGCAGTATCTGTGTCTCCGTCTGCATCTGTGATGGTATATGTGAATGAATCTGTTCCGTTAAAGTCAGCGTTTGGCGTGTATACAAATACTCCGTCTGAAGTCTCTGTTACTGTACCATTTGATGGACCACTTGTTAAACTGTAGTCTTCTCCGTCTCCGCCGTCACCACCAATATCATCATTAGTGCTTACGGTAATTGTTGTAGAAGCATCCTCATTTACTGTAGCCGTATCATCTACTGCATCTGGAGTGTCATCTACTGAGTTTACTGTAATGACAACAGTTGCTGTATCTGTATCTCCATCAGCATCTGTGATT
This genomic window from Tenacibaculum sp. 190524A05c contains:
- the ileS gene encoding isoleucine--tRNA ligase — its product is MSKNFTEYKGLDLPKVAEEILNYWEENNIFEKSVTTREGNEPFVFFEGPPSANGLPGIHHVMARSIKDIFCRYKTQKGYQVKRKAGWDTHGLPVELGVEKELGITKEDIGSKITVEEYNEACKKAVMRYTDIWNNLTHKMGYWVDMNDPYITYKSKYMESVWWLLKQIYDKDLLYKGYTIQPYSPKAGTGLSSHELNQPGTYQDVTDTTVVAQFKALEETLPDFLQNEGDIHFLAWTTTPWTLPSNTALTVGPKIEYVLVETYNQYTFKPINVVLAKNLVGKQFAGKKFNQVEDKSELLSYKDGDKVIPYFIVKEFVGADLVGIKYEQLIDYVLPYENAENAFRVISGDFVTTEDGTGIVHTAPTFGADDAFVAKQAVPEIPPMLVLDENGNPVPLVDLQGKFRPELKEFAGKYVKNEYYTDGEAPEKSVDVELAIKLKTENKAFKVEKYVHSYPNCWRTDKPILYYPLDSWFIKVTDVKDRMFDLNETINWKPKSTGEGRFGNWLKNANDWNLSRSRFWGIPLPIWRTEDGTEQVCIGSLEELKGEIAKAVEAGVMGADIFADFEVGNMSEENYEKVDLHKNVVDKIILVSASGKPMRRESDLIDVWFDSGSMPYAQWHYPFENKELVDNKKSYPANFIAEGVDQTRGWFYTLHAIGTMVFDSVAYKNVVSNGLVLDKNGQKMSKRLGNAVDPFTTLAEYGPDATRWYMISNANPWDNLKFDIAGIEEVKRKFFGTLYNTYSFFSLYANIDGFNYSEANVPLAERPEIDRWILSELNTLVDKVDKFYADYEPTRATRAISDFVQDHLSNWYVRLCRRRFWKGEYAQDKISAYQTLYTCMETVAKLGAPVAPFFMDRLYKDLNAATGKETFESVHLAEFPKFDASVVDKSLERKMENAQTISSLVLSLRAKEKIKVRQPLQKIMIPVLDDAQKEEINAVSSLIKSEVNVKEIELLDDASGILVKQIKPNFKALGPKFGKDMKLVSSEIQSFTQEQINTVEKEGQISIEINGKSITLGTEDVEISSKDIEGWLVANADGITVALDVTITEDLRKEGIARELVNRIQNARKDSGFEVTDKIKLTFLNFEELQQSVLANENYIKTETLTNELVFVEALENGTEIEFDTIKSRMLIEKA
- a CDS encoding OmpA family protein; translation: MRKLLLIYFLIISFSSFSQRRYAADRYFKEFAYKKSAELYEVIYNKGDESELVISRLGDSHYYNTNTSEAEKWYRILFEKYKDQVSPEYMFRYAQALKSNGKVDESDSWLRKLKEVKGEDSRALALEKNADYFVKYSNRKKTYVSIQNLEINTKYSDFGGFIYGDKLYFASTKPEGSKFDKKLYKWNEQPFLNIYTADADLSNDIEKGLQVSASEKLPSLNTRYHESNAIVTGDGKTMYFTRDNYNDDKLEGDKNRVTHLKIYKATLNNGNWDDVRELPFNSNEYSCGHPALSADEKTLYFVSDMSGGLGATDIYKVAIEDDGSYGEVKNLGAPINTEAREMFPSIDSENTMYFASDGHLGLGALDVFEAKYVDNKYTDPVNLGSPINGPRDDFSFVISEDKSYGYFSSNRKGGKGDDDIYSFVIYRCKEDIGGYVTDVNTGKPISGATVRLIDESGAPVSEQVTQADGKYTFKDIDCENNFTVSASKDDYRNDQKETATEDINKKEIKTDLALESLIVESPEAAQIVINPIFFDFDLYNIREDAEYELEHIVTVMNNNPDMVIKIESHTDSRGTKAYNRNLSDNRAKSTRDYIISRGIAASRIQSAIGYGEDRLLNHCDDANQSKCSKEEHQKNRRSYFYIVKGGKNVSTSNQ
- a CDS encoding type IX secretion system membrane protein PorP/SprF, producing MNSIVTYKFLILIILFKVGVLFSQQDPQYTQYMYNTMSVNPAYAGSNNHTVITALGRTQWVGLDGAPDSQTFSYDTAIGYSGVGLGISITNDRIGPSSEIYLDANVSYTIRTSNDGNLAFGLKLGGRHLGIDWSKGTALQQERIFEGNISKFLPTIGAGIYFYKSNWYLGAAIPNFLRTDHYDDTVGTTSFGSGDLAEERLHFFGIAGYVFDLSETLKFKPATLVKVVNGAPLSLDVSANFLFNEKFAAGLAWRWDDSISALLGLQATKNLNIGFAYDLTTSNYSNYNSGTYELMLRWDIFRERVFKSPRFF